TTACGTTTGTATTAATAAAGGTTACAGAGGAATTTTTGCGAAAGCGCTGATCTAAAACCAATACATTATAATTAGTTAAAGGTTCTACAACTTCACGTCTAGTTTCTCCTGTAATAGTATCTTTTATAGTAGCAAAAGTTTTTTCGGTAACGGCATTTAAGACTCCTATTCCCAATCCATTTTTAGTTCTTCCTGAAACTTTAAGCGCGTTTACAAGGTTTACACTTGCTGGAAATTCAGTTACCTCTTCATTTTCATTAAGTTCAGGTTTTGTTGATGGTATGCCGCCAATTCTTCTGGAGTAAAAGATGTTTCCTTTGCTGAATAAATCTGTTCCTTCAGTAAAAAAGGCTCTGTTTTCATTGAATTGCTGTTCAAACGGGCCTAGATTTAAAATTTGATCGTCGTATTTTGTCTGCCCAAAATCAGGAATTAAAATCGCATCGACAGTAAAAGCGTCATTAATTCCGTATTTAATATCCATGCCACCTTTCATGGTTCCGTACGTTTTTTGTCCGTCTGCCGCATTCAAATAATAAGAGGCGTAAGGCATAAAAAACAATCGAGTAGGAGGTTTAATGTTTTCAATTCCTTCCAAAGTTCCAGCCTGTTGCGTAAAAGTGCCTATTTTTCTATCTACAAAATTCCAAGTATACTTAAAACGGTCTCTTTTTATATCTCTGAAAAAGTTGATTCCCCAAGTTTGTTTGTTTTCTGCTGAAAAACGCAAAGCAGAATAAGGTATTTTAATTTCGACTACCCATCCGTTTTCTTTTATAGAAGCTTTACTGATCCAAACGGCATCCCAGGAATAATCTTCACCATTTGCATCGGTCATTATACAATCGCCCTGTACATCTGCTGCTGAAACATAAAACATAAAGTCTTGTTGTCCGTCATTAAAGCCATTTATAAAAACGCCAAAAAGGTCTGCTGTTCCGAAGTTGTCTCGTTGCGAAATTTCTTTTAAAATTTTAGAAGGTTCATTATCATACATCATAGCGCCAATATAAATGGCGTCATTATCATATAGTATTTTAACTTCTGTTTTCTTTTCGTGGGGTATAGGTTTTCCGTTGTCTGGCTCCAGCATCACAAAATCTGATGCAATCGATGCATTTTCCCAAGCCGGTTCATTCAGGTTTCCGTCAACAGAAATATATTGTGAAGTTACCTGAGCCTTAAGTGCTTTTTTTTGGCTGTAACTACACAAAGCAGCAAATAGAAAACAAAATAGAAATGTTTTTTTCATCGATTTTTGACCCGAAATAGTGGAAACTCTTTTAATTTAGAAAGAATAGACTACATTTTCTTTCACTTGTTACAGTTTTTGTTTCAAGATTTCCACTTTTTTGATGTTTTTTTAAGAAAATCAGCTAAAATGTTATGTTTTTTAGCATAAGAAAAAATCTTACAGAAATAACATTTTTATGTTAATTATGTTAAAGTTTAAACAAAAAAGGCCTGAAAATCAGGGTTGTATTTTGCAAGGAATGAATTTTTTATACTTTTGCCTTACCCAAATTTTTGTTTAACCTAAAGAAATTCAATGATTTACAAAATTTATCCGCTATTTGTGTTTTTGCTATTGTCTTTTGGAAAAGATTCAAAAAACACTACAGATCTTAAAAAGAACGCTACTGTAAAATCGATTGCTAAAGTTGAAAAAGTAACAGTTGATTCCAAAATTGAAAGCGTTTACAATGCCCTAAATTCAAACAATTTTAAAATGCCAGAATTTAAAACTTTTACGGAAGCTTTAAAGGGATTTTATTTGTTGAAAGAAAAAGGAGTTATTAAGAAGAACATTTTGACTCTTATTGATTTCAGTTTATCATCAAACACAAAACGTTTGTGGGTGATTGATTTAACAACCAACACTATTTTGTTTAATTCTCTTGTGGCGCATGGAAGAAATACAGGAGAAGAATTTGCTACGGCATTTTCAAATCTGAATTCTTCATTTAAAAGCAGTTTAGGTTTTTATGCTACAGGCGAAATCTATCAAGGAAAACATGGTGCTTCATTACGTTTAGATGGATTAGAAGATGGTGTAAATGACAATGCACGTCAAAGAGGTGTTGTAATGCATGGTGCAGATTATGTTTCTGAGTCTTTTATCAGAGATCATAAAAGATTAGGCAGAAGCCAAGGCTGTCCTGCAGTTCCAGTTGAATTAACTGATGAGATTATCGAAGTAATAAAAGATAAATCGTGTTTATATATTTATCATCCATCAAGAAGTTTCTCAATGGAGGAAAAGCTAATTTCTTAATTTAGCATATAAATCCGAATCTAAATTATAAATATCAGCTCTGAACAGGAGCTGATTTTTTTTGCTCCAAGCAGTCCAATACCATTGATACAAAGAGTATTTTTTTGTGATTTTGAAACTCATCGTCTTTTTAGATGCAATAATAGTGTCGATTCTGTCTTGAGGCCAGTTTCCATCAACATCCAATATATGCTGCGCTAATTCAAGCGGATTTTCAACACGAACACATCCTGAACTCATCGAGCGATTATTACGTCCAAAAATATTACGATGATTAGTGTCATGAAGGTAAACGCTATGATGGTTTGGAAATAAGATTTTCATAAGTCCTAATGAATTAGAATATCCAGGGCTTTGTACATAACGGTAATTATTGGGTTTGTTTTCGTTCCAAGCAATTGGATCAACAACATTTCCCGAAGTATCATAAATAGTGATGTTTTTCTTAGCCAGATAATTTCGGTTTCGTTTCATTGCGGGAACAACATCTTCTTTTAAAATTGTTGGTGGAACTGTCCAAGTCGGATTAAAAACAACGGTTTTCAAAAAAGAAGTAATCACAGGAGTTCTCCTTTTGCTGGTTCCAACCACAACATTTCGAACCAAAGTAGTGTCTTGGCTTTCAACAACATTTAGACTATAATCTGGAATGTTTATAATGAAATAGTTTTCGGCTAATTCGCTTGTATACCATCTCCATCGCTCTAAATTGGCTATAATCTGCTCTTTTCTTTTTTCCTTTGAAAAATTTAAAGCTTTAATTGTTCCAACACCGATAACTCCATCAGAAGCAAGTCCGTGTCTCTCCTGAAACCTTTTCACGGCTTCAAAAGTTTTTTGGTTGTATATCTTTGTAAGGCTATCTTTTCCTGATAGATCATTCCAATACAAAAGTCTTTTCTTGATATTTATTAAAGCTGAATTCGTATCATTTAAAACTATTTTCTCTACACCTTCAATACTATTTATGTTATCATCTGGAAAGGTATTGATAATCTCTAGGGCTTTTAATAATTGCTTATAAGTTTGTGTTTTTGGCTGAATGTTGTCAACAATACTGTCTAATTTGTCTTTGTTGAACGCTTTAATCAAAACATTATTTACATCAAATGTTTTTTCTTCCAAGTCCCAATTGTTATAAAGTTTTTTAGGATCTAGCTTTCCTTTATATAAGTGACTTAGATATTTTTCAAAATTATAGGTCAGTAATATGTCATAAGTGGCTAAATCTTTATCGCTCAGCTTGCTGATTTTACTTTCGAATTTCTTCAATTGAGAAGCTTTATAGTCTTCAGGATTTAAACCCAATTTATCTGAATTTTCTAATTGAGCTAAAACGTATTTTCTTTTTGCAAGATTTCCCCAAACTGTTTGGTTTTCTGAAGCGATATAAAATTGTTTCAGCGTCTCGCTTTTAAAAGTGCCAATTGCGGCAGTATCTATTTCAACTTTCCTTTCGTCAGTAAGTATGATTGCTGGCACCGGTTTTTTGATGACAGGAGTAGGTTTTGGAGTTTCTTTTTTGCAACTCACAAAAATGCATATTACTGCTAAAGAGTAAAGTTTCTTCATAATTATAATCTTTTAAACATCAAATAATGTTCGCCAACGTCTTTAATATCAAAAGCATCACCTTGGGGCTGGTAATTCATTTTTTGATAAAAGCCAACAGCTGCTGTTCTGGCATTAAACCAAATCAAATCGACTTTGTTTTCATTGCAGTAGGTTTCACAATGTTTGACCAAAGCTTCTCCAAATCCTTTTTTCTGGTGGGTTTCTAAAACTGCCATTCCTCGAATTTGTGCTTGATTTCGCTCGGCAAATATAGGATTGATTTTTTTGAATAACGAAATAATTCCTATTAAATTTTCATTATCAAATAACCCGTAATGATGCGTCGTTTCTAGATCATCTCCATCAAAGATGCAGCTCTCTATTGGTTTTCCTTTTCTTAAAACAGGTTGACGAACGGCATAAGTTTCTTTGGATGGGATTTCTTTAATTGTAATCATGATTTTTTTTAAAAATAGCGAATTTATAACTTTTTAATTTTAAATTAGTTATAAAAAAATGTTGTTTTTTATTGATTTTTTTTGCCCAAAAGCTTGTTTTGAACTGAACTTTCTTTTTATATTTGCACCACCAATGCGAAAGTAGCTCAGTTGGTAGAGCTCCAGCCTTCCAAGCTGGTTGTCGCGAGTTCGAGCCTCGTCTTTCGCTCTAAGAAATCTAAATAAATAAGTTTTGATTTCTTTGTCAAAAATAAATATTTTTTGATTTTTATTTTTTAATAATAAAAAATTATTTATATTTGCACCCTGTTAATGCGAAAGTAGCTCAGTTGGTAGAGCTCCAGCCTTCCAAGCTGGTTGTCGCGAGTTCGAGCCTCGTCTTTCGCTCTTCAAAAGCCTCAAACATTGTTTGAGGCTTTTTTGTTTTTATTCTTTTTTGAACCATATAAGTTATGTAAGTAATTAAAGTTTTGGGTTTGAACTTTGTTTTTAAATGAGCTTATATAACTTATATGGTTTAAAAATTAATTCAGATTGCTTAAATCAGTTTCTGGTTCTAACTCTTGAGCTTCTTGATTTTGTTTAAATAAT
This portion of the Flavobacterium panacagri genome encodes:
- a CDS encoding DUF5916 domain-containing protein, whose translation is MKKTFLFCFLFAALCSYSQKKALKAQVTSQYISVDGNLNEPAWENASIASDFVMLEPDNGKPIPHEKKTEVKILYDNDAIYIGAMMYDNEPSKILKEISQRDNFGTADLFGVFINGFNDGQQDFMFYVSAADVQGDCIMTDANGEDYSWDAVWISKASIKENGWVVEIKIPYSALRFSAENKQTWGINFFRDIKRDRFKYTWNFVDRKIGTFTQQAGTLEGIENIKPPTRLFFMPYASYYLNAADGQKTYGTMKGGMDIKYGINDAFTVDAILIPDFGQTKYDDQILNLGPFEQQFNENRAFFTEGTDLFSKGNIFYSRRIGGIPSTKPELNENEEVTEFPASVNLVNALKVSGRTKNGLGIGVLNAVTEKTFATIKDTITGETRREVVEPLTNYNVLVLDQRFRKNSSVTFINTNVTRNGHFRDANVTGLAWNLNTKANTYSLFGNVKYSHINDIEDKNGVYSTVGFAETSGNYRYSFGTDYVSKDYDPNDLGINFYTNYYNFYGNANYRILNPTKKFNTFRINYNMYTEFNKESGKLQDNSINANLNLTTVKNNYYGTGITFYPLEIYDYYEPRAEGRYVGIPRRIETWGSISTNYNHKFAIDLNGTFNVFDESERITYGFDIGPRYRFSDKLLFTYFFSYIRKNNNKGYIDQIDDDNNENTPNQIIFANRNVITYSNTLGGKYAVNSAITINLAVRQYWSYADNKDILILEPNGDLDPYPQYTTNKNSSFYSWNTDLSFSWWFAPGSQLSALYRNNASNFERIIDKDFRHNVSGLLNNDALKHIFSISVKYFIDYNAVKNKVRKRA
- a CDS encoding murein L,D-transpeptidase catalytic domain family protein, encoding MIYKIYPLFVFLLLSFGKDSKNTTDLKKNATVKSIAKVEKVTVDSKIESVYNALNSNNFKMPEFKTFTEALKGFYLLKEKGVIKKNILTLIDFSLSSNTKRLWVIDLTTNTILFNSLVAHGRNTGEEFATAFSNLNSSFKSSLGFYATGEIYQGKHGASLRLDGLEDGVNDNARQRGVVMHGADYVSESFIRDHKRLGRSQGCPAVPVELTDEIIEVIKDKSCLYIYHPSRSFSMEEKLIS
- a CDS encoding L,D-transpeptidase family protein, which produces MKKLYSLAVICIFVSCKKETPKPTPVIKKPVPAIILTDERKVEIDTAAIGTFKSETLKQFYIASENQTVWGNLAKRKYVLAQLENSDKLGLNPEDYKASQLKKFESKISKLSDKDLATYDILLTYNFEKYLSHLYKGKLDPKKLYNNWDLEEKTFDVNNVLIKAFNKDKLDSIVDNIQPKTQTYKQLLKALEIINTFPDDNINSIEGVEKIVLNDTNSALINIKKRLLYWNDLSGKDSLTKIYNQKTFEAVKRFQERHGLASDGVIGVGTIKALNFSKEKRKEQIIANLERWRWYTSELAENYFIINIPDYSLNVVESQDTTLVRNVVVGTSKRRTPVITSFLKTVVFNPTWTVPPTILKEDVVPAMKRNRNYLAKKNITIYDTSGNVVDPIAWNENKPNNYRYVQSPGYSNSLGLMKILFPNHHSVYLHDTNHRNIFGRNNRSMSSGCVRVENPLELAQHILDVDGNWPQDRIDTIIASKKTMSFKITKKYSLYQWYWTAWSKKNQLLFRADIYNLDSDLYAKLRN
- a CDS encoding GNAT family N-acetyltransferase, translating into MITIKEIPSKETYAVRQPVLRKGKPIESCIFDGDDLETTHHYGLFDNENLIGIISLFKKINPIFAERNQAQIRGMAVLETHQKKGFGEALVKHCETYCNENKVDLIWFNARTAAVGFYQKMNYQPQGDAFDIKDVGEHYLMFKRL